TATGAAATTATACTAATTCTAATATTTGGCttaaaatgcttcattttaaGACATTGCAGAGAACCTGGGATACATGCTTGCTTATATTCAGTCATATACTAATATAAGTTATTTGATCTGAGTGATTGctttctgtgtgttttatatttttatactccAGCTCCTTCCTTTCAGAAAAGTTTTGATCTCTTTCTCCTACTTAGCTGAGATCAGATGTACTGAGGGAATATTTgtactttttctctcaaaatagtaTTGATTTTTagttatcaaaataataaattcatattattaaagctccagaaaatacagaaactcatgaagaagaaaattaaaaatactcttcATCTTACCAGTGAGGTAGAACTacctattaacattttggtgtgaTATAgttccagacttttttcttacGCTTATATTCATAATACCCCTCTTCTACCCCAATTTAAATCATTCTATACATAATGTAtcataatatcctttttttcacATAACAATATATgtgggtatctttccatttaagtAAACATGTATATGAATCATTTTTTATAACCGCATAGAATTTCACTATATGTGTAATTATACACATCTTTTTTGAAACTTACTTCTCATTTTTGCCTGATTTAATATTTAAGTGTttgaacattcttttaaaaaatttttttgttgttaatttttttttaatgtttaccttagagagagaggagagcacgagtgagggaggggaagatagaaaggaaaacatagaattcgaagcaggctccaggctccgagctgttagtacagtgcctgacgtggggcttgaacccatgagctgtgagatcatgacctgagcttaagtcggatgcttaactgactgagccacccaggcaccccttacattttttttttaacgtttattcattttttgagagacagagacagagcgtgagtgggggagggacagagagagagggagccacggaatccaaagtaggctctaggctctgagctgtcagcacagagcccgacatggggcttgaactcacaaaccgtgagatcatgacctgagccgaagtcggacgcttaaccgactgagccacccaggtgcttaaATCCTTAGAGCAGAGTCTCCATTGAAtccttagtgcctggcacatagtagacacttaGCTATTTTTTGAATAGATGAAAAGACTATGTTATTGATGAGTATACTAGCTCAGTGTTTTCTATAAGTAAGATTACTGGATTAAAGGTTATGCCTACTTAATTTTATACACACTGCCAAATTGACCTTCAGAATGATTGTGCCATGTTATGATCTCATTGTTGCCCTTGTGTCTGCCTCCATCTGCTAACATTAggttttttcatttgaaaagaaaaaatgatgacaAGATGGAAGATAGTGTAGAATCATAATTTGAAATTCCTCAGTTAGTAGTGATAGGGAAATCTGTTGTGTGACTTCTAGTTTTCTAGTTCcatgaatgattctttttttgcttttcttttctttttttaatgtttatttttgagagagagagcatgaatgggagagggacgggggtgggggaggaacagagggtccgaagtaggctctgtgctgacagctgtgaaCCCCATgcaagacttgaactcacgaactgtgacatcatgacctgagctaaagtcggacgctcaaccaactgagccacccacgtgccccctttttttgcttttctattgGAATACTTAGGTTGTTAAAAAAGAGATCCTACTGggatttgtttttgaaatgtattaagcGTTAGATTAAGTGACTTAAGGCAGACACAGTCCTCCCTATAATAGATTTTATGTTCTGGTGAGGAATGTGGACTAGCACATTGGAAATTATTATTCTGTGTGAAAAGTGCTGTGATGGGTGAAGTACAAGATTATAAGAGTGGACATAGGCTTGAGGCACTGGAGAAGCTTTCAAGAGGAAGAGTTTGCCAGGCAATAAAGAGTAGAGTTTTAAGGTAGAGGAGCAAGCTTGTTAAGTGTCATGTAAGTGAGAGAGAAGAGCTCATTATTTCCTTCCAGAACTTCAGTCATACTAAATTTCTTGAGCTTAGAAATTTGGGGTTATTGATACTATATGATGGAACTAAAGCGATTCATTCCCTAAGGGTCTTTTGAACTATTTTAAAACTATGGTCTTGCTCCCGGTGCGTTTGGGAAACTATTGAGGGGTTTTAACGAAGAGACTGACAAGATCAGTTTTGGGTGTGTACTGAGTGGCCAGAGAAGTTGATGTCAGGGGTGACAAGACCACAGGTTTTAAGAAAACCTGTTAGGATTTTCTTGTAATATTCCAAGTTGAAGTTGATGGTGTCCTGGGTTAGGGTAATAACTGCTGATAGAGAACAGTAGGCAGACTTAAATGATATTTAAGAATAGATTAGAGGTGGTGATAGAATTTATGATGTGATGTGAGTGTTCATGCCGGGTGGATGGTTGGTTCTCTGAGTTAGAGAACCCAAATAGGTTTTTTGGAGAAGATGATGGTTTCAGTATTGACATGCCTTGGGGACATCATATTGCTGTCCACTGGGCAGTTTTAATATGGATTTGGTCTTTGGGAGAGAGGTTTGTTTAGTGTCAGATTTAGAATAGTTAGCATGGACAGACACACCATAAGAAAAGCTCCAGGGAAGAGAAGCTGGCTTGAAGCCTTGTATTCACAGAGGGCCCAGGAGATGAAATACCTACTCAGATGCTGCTGAGTCCAGCCTGTCAAAGGAATGTTTGGAAATCTCTTCTGCTTCTAGGATTAAGGTTCTGGcttgtatattttggaattttttttttttttttttgcatgtgtgtctTGTTTCTGTGGATAAGCAAggtatcttgttttattttattctgctttgaAATGACCACCTTCCGGATAGCTTTTGAattgcagttgacccttgaacaacacagagggTTAGGGTCACTGACCTTCCACACAGTCGAAAATCTGCGTGTAACTTAGGACTCCCCCAAAACTATTAACAGACAGGAAGCTTTAACTATAACATAAATAGTCaattaatgcatattttgtaTGACATATGTACTACATgcatactatattcttacaataagctttagaaaattttattaagaaagttatAAGGAAGTACTAtatttatagtactatactgtatttattgaaaacaaaaattgcatgtaagtggacccatgcgaTTCAAACCTGTATTGTTTAAGGGCAACTATAGACCCCTTTCATGAGTTGGAGAgcttttatatttgattttaagcCATgtcaaactgaagaaaaaaaggtaaagataaaTCACAAAAGTACCTACATtctttattattgtatattaGAAAATCACTTTGGTCTCAAAGTTCAGTTTATTCCCATAGCTCTTAAAGTACCTCAAAAGAtctaaaatcatgaaaatatgcTAGAAAGCTCATATTACTAGCTGCTGtaggaaaatgttttctgaattctACCTACATTTATGATTATTTAACAGAGTTTAGTAAAATGTCTGTTTTAGGTTAGTTGTAGCAAATTacgtatcttttaaaatttaatatataattattcatcTACATGTATATCTGTGCTCACTTCTTAAATGATCATTTATCCAAGTGTCCGAACTTATGGTGCAACTGAATTAGTAATCATATTATAAATGTATGGGATTTAGTgataacaatgaaatatttttcattgtttaatttttttaatttttctgaaaagcaTGTTTCTCACTAcaacctttgttttgtttcttttggttacATAGGCAGAAGAAAATCTTGGTATGGTGATGATCTTTACTTTAGTGACAGCTGtgcaagaaaaattaaatgaaatagtagatcaaataaaaactagaagagaagaagaaaagaaacaaaaagaaaaagaagcggAGGAAGCTGAAAAGGTATATTATAAAGCtgggttttctttcattattcttttaatctgttttttttgttttgttttgttttggttagttggtgggtttggttttgtttttgtttttggaaatttcAGTACATGTTTTGGcaatcacaaaataaaagtaaattttatttaggCTTTACTAAGTAAAATGTTAGAAGTCCCTCACTGCATTGGTTACATAGCATGAGTAATTAATTAATAATCAGTTAATAAAGGTTAGTAGAGCTCATGCAGGTAAAATTGAGaactatacattatttttttataagttaCAATTctgttataaattataaatgtctcATCTGGCcacatgtcttttttattttctaagcaaTTATTTCATGGCACTCCTGTTACAATTGAGAATTTCTTAAGTTGGAAGGCCAAGTTTGATGCAGaactcttggaaattaaaaagaaacgaATGAAAGAAGAAGAgcaagcaggaaaaaataaattaagtggtATGAGACTCCCTCCCCCAGACTTTCCCTCCAGTTATCTAATTCTTACACAGCAAGATGATCACATAGAcaaatttctttaagaaaagaatgtACTTAGGGATCTAGGACAAAAAGAAAGCATTCTGTGTACATGAtgatatttctttgtttataattatAATGAATTTTTATGGCTTATCTTTGATCTAAATATTACAATGGATAGATCATGAGATACAGCTGCTATATGACCTTCAGAATCTGACAGGGATTAGGAGTGGTAGAGTCCAATGCATTTGTTTTTCTAGGACTCTAAAGCAGACTGGGTTTTCACTTCTTCCATTTTAATGCAAATACATATCACATGCTTCTTAGCTACTTACTGAGTTGATACATTTATTAGAAGTTACAAAAATAAGTTTTCAGACTTGTTTTCTTGGATTAGTATACTTTTTAAAGGGTTTGGGAAGATGGAGGAAAATTTGGAAACCTGGGAAACTATGGAACATAGAGGAAAGGTATGTTTAAATTAAACATACTTATTTCTTTTAGGGAAACAGCTATTTGAAACAGACCATAATCTTGACACATCTGATATCCAGTTTTTGGAGGATGGTAAGATAATGCTAAATTCCATGTGTGTGTAATCcactgtttttaatattaaaccaTGAAAATCAAAGTTCTAACTTAGTGTAAAATTTTTCTCCAAAGACTATAGTCAAATACATTTTGAAGAATAAATTGTAATGTTTTATCAATTTATACACTAACCTAtagcaatgtattttttaaagttttctggtAAGTTAAACAACATGAAAGATAGCCATAAATAGCTATGGTTACATTCACCTCTAATAACTGGTAAACCAGGCCTCTGTAACACCCGATTTACTCAAATTTCTAGTATCAGAAATCTGTGGAAACTGTATTTCATGGCCATGGGACTTTATAAAAACCTCAAATCTGAAACTCCTCATGCCTTCTAACCAAAAATCTTAAATTTCATACAATTCTTACTATCTGGAACATTTAGTTCCTTgtgctttccttcttctttttatcttAGACTttactccttttcatttttctgtccaTCCGTTATTCATCCATACACAGATATTTATTGCACCCCTAGTATAAGCTAAGCATTGTCCTGGCTGCTGAGGATATAGCAATATCGACAAATTTCCCTGCCCTCCTAGAGCTTATGGCCTTTGTGTGTTTCTTAAACTGGGCTCAATACACAGTCACACTTCTGATAGCATCCTAGAGTTCTTCACTTCATTAGCCTTCTTCATGCCTGTCTTGCCAGTTGGGTACTACAGCTTCTGGTCTTTCAACCTTGTTCCTGGACTAGCTCCTGGAAAAGGTTAAGAAGCAATGTTGAGGTacccctggggtggctcagtcaggtaagcatctgacttcgggtcagatcatgatctcatgtcatgatctcatggtttgtgagttcgagccccacagtggactccatgctgacagtctggagcctgcttgggattctatctctgtccctcccctatttgtactttctctctctctctcaaaaaataaataaacttctaaaaaaattaaaaaaaaattttgttgtgGCCTCCCTGCTaaatcatgtttctttttattttatttatctttaatttaaatCCGAGTTCGTTAACATACAGTAtcataataatttcaggagtagaatttagtgattcatcacttgcatataacacccagtgctcatcccaacaagtgtcctccttattgtccctcacccctttagcccttccccccactcaacGCCCCTTCAgaaaccctcagttctctgtatttaagagtctcttatggtttgtctcactctctgtttttatattatttttgcttccctatgttcatctgttttgtatcttaaattctacatatgagtgaaatcatacaatatttgtctttctctgactgacttattttgcttagcataatacagtctagttccatctacattgttgcaaatggcaagatttcattctttttgatcaccaaataatattccagtgtgtgtgtgtgtgtgtgtgtgtgtgtgtgtgtgcgcgtgcacgcacacatgtgtacaccacatcttctttatccattcatcaattgatggacagttgggttctttccatatttggGCTGTTGTTGATTGTACTGCTGTAAACATGTGCCTTTTCGAAAcaccactcctgtatcctttggataaatacctagtatagttgctgggtcgtagggtagttctatttttaattttttgaggaacctccatactgtttttcagagtggctgcaccagtttgcattcccaccagcagtgcaaaagagttcctcttccTCCGCATCCTTGTCAagatctgttgcctgagttgttaatgttagccattctgacagccgtgaggtgatatcttgttgtggttttgatttgtattttcctggtgatgagtgatgttgagcatcttttcatgtgtctgttagccatctggatgtcttctttggaaaaagtgtctgttcatgtcttttgcctgtttcttcactggattatttgttttttgggtgttgagtttgatcagttctttatagattttggatactaaccctttacctgctttgtcatttgcaaatatcttctcccattccgtcaattgccttttagttttgctgatggtttcctttactgtgcagaagctttttatcttgatgaggtcccaatagttcatttttgcttttgtttcccttccctcaggagacgtgtaagttgctgtggccaaggtcaaagaggttgttgcctgctttcttctttagattttgatggcttcctgtcttacgtttagatCTTTcgtccatcttgagtttatttttgtgtatagtgtaagaaagcggtcctggttcattcttctgcatgtcgctgtccagttttcccaacaccatttgctgaagagactgttttttttttccattgggtattctttcctgctttgtcaaagattagttggccatatgtttgtgggtccatttctgggttctctattctgttccattgatccatgtgtgtatttttgtgttagtaccatactgtcttggtgattacagttttctaatacatcttgaagtctggaattgtgatgcttccaactttgattttctttttcagcattactttggggtctttttctggttccatacaaatttaaggattgtttgttctagctctgtgaagaatgctggtgttattttgataggattgtattgaatatgtagattattttgggtagtatcgacattttaacaatattcttccaatccatgagcatggaatgttttttccatctctttgtgtcttcagtttctttcataagctctctatagttttctaatgtatagatttttcatctctttggttaggtttattcctaggtatttgatgttttttggtgcaattgtaaatgagattgattccttgatttctctttctgcggcttcattattggtgtatagaaatgcaaccaatttctgtacattgactttatatcctgtgacttggctgaattcatgtgtcagttctagcatttttttttttgtggagtcttgggttttccacatagagtatcatgttgtctataaagagtgaaagtttgacttcctccttgccaatctggatgccttttatttctttgtgttgaccgattgctgaggctaggacttccaacactatgttgaataacagtggtgagagtggatatccttgttgtgttcctgaccttagcgTGAAAGCTCATGgttttttccctgttgaggatattagtggtgggtcttttctatatggcttttgtgatcttgatgtatgatccttctatccctattttattgagggtttttatcaagaaaggatgctgtattttgttgaatgctttttcagcatctcttgagaggatcatgtggttttttatactttcttttattaatgtgatatatcatattgattgatttatagaTATTGATAtgtctgcatcccaggaataagtctcacgtgatcatggtgaataattcttttaatgtattattgggtccagttggctagtatattgttgagaatttttgcatccatgttcatcagggaaattggtctgtggttctcctttgtagtggggtctttggttttggaatcaaggtaatggtggacttgtggaatgagtttggaagttttccttccatttctatgttttgggacagcttcaaaagaataggtattaactcttctttaaatgtttggtaaaattccctagaaagccatctggccctggactcttgtttgttgagatatttttgattactaattctatttcattactggttatgggtctgtcaaattttctattcctgtttcagttttggtagtttatatgtttctaggaaattgtccatttcttccagattgcccaatttgttggcatataaactGCTCATGATAGTCTCTTGTCTACATTTATGCAGTGTTGGTTGTAATcgcttctctttcatttttcattttatttatttgggtcctttccttttgcttttgatCACTCTGGCTACGGgcatattaattttgttaattctttcaaagaaccagctccagGATCCGTTATACTGTTTTTTTGATttcgatatcattgatttctgctctaacatatatgtgttaagtccctggctgctatttcttcctgttctttcttttggggtgaattcctttgttttgtcattttggaggaagaagaaaaattaatgaaataaaaaaattaaaacaagaaaaaacaaaggaagttagatcctaggtgtgttttggtctgcttgttgaaagaggCTTGATAGAATAgggacaaaagggaaagaaaaaaaaagtaagaaatttaaaaatgaaaaataatttgtgtaataaaatagaataaaataagagaaaatgaaacataataaaaaattttaaaaaataaaaaagtaaaataaatttttctctttctgcatctaagagagagaaagaaaagaaaaaagagaattatttaagtaaaaacagaaacaaagaaaacgaACAAATAAATTATAACCATCCAACAATGAAACACTAATGAAACTCTAACCAGCCAACAATGAAGCTTGTGCTATtctaggggatgtgcttggagggcatttggtggggcttggtgtaatggctccgttctccgcTAGGTGGTGCTGCTTAGGTTACTGGGGTGGATCTGTGTGGGTGCTCCTGGGAAGTGGAATTGGCTTCAGCGAGCTCACCAGTCTCTGGCGCGGGaactttgcattctcaccaacctGCCATCAAAAACTCCTCCTGTATCTCAGGCCTCCGTCCACTTCCTGCCTCTACCCTGGCTGTTTGCCTGCCAGGTGGCAGGCActtccctccagagttttatctcagattaGACTGTGTTTCAAAGCCGCATGCTTGAGAGACTCCTGTGGCTTGGACCTGCACTAACTCtggaggagggtctcactgagcaatggccgggtgcctgCTTACCCCAGAAGATGTTCGTGCAATTGCACGGctgcagaggttcagagattaagGCAAATGCAACACGCAGCTAGGGCCAGTTTTCACTGCAGTCTGGTGTCTTTGTCCCAGTATCAGTGACTGTGActgctctccagggtctgctgggatcTTTTGCTTATGGGGAGGCGGTATGGCTGCTACCAAATGCTCTCCAAGCAGGAGAAACACTTCTCCCTGTGTGGGACACAGGCCCCTCAGACTgcactgcctgctcctggggattcgccctgcttcctcaccagaaCAATGCCAGGCACCGAGCTCTGGAACTTGAGATTCTGCGCTGCACTGTTAacagaatcctggtggtattgacaccctctcctttctccccatgaAGGGTTTAGGTGAACAGATTTCTTATTCAGTCCCCTGTaaatattttcactctttttctctctagctACTTTCGGGGGAGTGATTTTCTTGCACAATCCTGATGTGCTGCACTcaccccctttctttttctcttccctctctgcgAAAATAGCTCCCTACCTTccgtggcttttctctcccccagttcacctctcctgTACCACATACCTGCCAATTTCTGTGGGTTACTTTCTGCAGATTGCTGCATTAATCCTCAGAtaaatttcctaggtgttcaaaatgatttggtgctgatctagctgtgtttcaaggactgagacaagctcagggtcttcATGTGCTCTGCTGTCTTAACCCTTCCCCCCTAAATCATAGTTTTTAACCTGAGCTGGACCCTTAGGGACACtcagcattttgttttgtgtattttattgcATTCTGGTTCCAAGATATTTGTTAGTCTCAAACAAACAACTCCCCTCtaccccccaaacaaacaaacagacccaGCAAGGATATCCTCATCTATCCCCCTCGCATGTTACTagcttgtttttctcctctgttatTGAGAAATTCTGGAACCAAAAAGCTGtgtgtgtctcagtctctcttaCACTTAGAAGTTTTACTGTCTTCACTCATTCTTGACTCCTTCCTGTGTCTAACAGATCAAGTATCTCTTCATATCCAATCACTCACCAAAAGCTGTTTCCTCCTGATGTGgaggttttatcattttttaccTGGGTGTGTGTTGTGGTTTCTTACATTGTCTCCCTGCTTCA
The sequence above is a segment of the Prionailurus bengalensis isolate Pbe53 chromosome B2, Fcat_Pben_1.1_paternal_pri, whole genome shotgun sequence genome. Coding sequences within it:
- the RWDD1 gene encoding RWD domain-containing protein 1 isoform X3, whose product is MVMIFTLVTAVQEKLNEIVDQIKTRREEEKKQKEKEAEEAEKQLFHGTPVTIENFLSWKAKFDAELLEIKKKRMKEEEQAGKNKLSGKQLFETDHNLDTSDIQFLEDAGNNVEVDESLFQEMDDLELEDDEDDPDYNPADPESDLTD
- the RWDD1 gene encoding RWD domain-containing protein 1 isoform X2 translates to MMKAEENLGMVMIFTLVTAVQEKLNEIVDQIKTRREEEKKQKEKEAEEAEKQLFHGTPVTIENFLSWKAKFDAELLEIKKKRMKEEEQAGKNKLSGKQLFETDHNLDTSDIQFLEDAGNNVEVDESLFQEMDDLELEDDEDDPDYNPADPESDLTD